The Panicum virgatum strain AP13 chromosome 5K, P.virgatum_v5, whole genome shotgun sequence genome has a window encoding:
- the LOC120710428 gene encoding vasodilator-stimulated phosphoprotein-like codes for MASVDTHAGAPPPPPVPWPWPWPWPDPVPAAGGGAGAEAPTVADVEVGPGGEANEEWLARLLACGGPLLEGVLLL; via the coding sequence ATGGCCTCCGTCGACACccacgccggcgcgccgcccccgccgcccgtgccctggccgtggccgtggccgtggccggacCCCGTCCCcgcggcggggggcggcgccggcgcggaagCGCCGACGGTGGCGGACGTGGAGGTAGGGCCGGGCGGGGAGGCCAACGAGGAGTGGCTGGCGCGGCTGCTGGCCTGCGGCGGGCCCCTGCTGGAGGGCGTCCTGCTCCTGTAG